Proteins encoded together in one Undibacterium sp. CCC3.4 window:
- a CDS encoding FAD-binding domain-containing protein, translating to MSTRLVWFKRDLRAHDHEALTKAAQLGPILCVYIIEPSVWQSPDSSQRQFIFLRACLRDLYRQLQLLGARLHVVTGEVVDVLNRLQQSLPLAEIYSHQETGNALTYARDLRVAQWCRTNQIAWHEFRQHGVIRRLSKRDQWNSQWATLMNSPQQALVSIDTVDLPWATESWPAWENWQRAEDQPAQMQVGGRAQGLALLESFLTKRSASYRGGISSPLTAPSACSRLSPYLSWGCLSMREVLQASSKKLEQLPPESRAAKGVTGFLSRLHWHCHFIQKLETEPEIEWCNMHRGYDGLREAEWNQEHFSALIQNRTGWPLVDACVVMLRETGWLNFRMRAMLVSVAAYPLWLHWKPVGDWLATQFVDYEPGIHWSQMQMQSGTTGINTTRVYNPIKQARDHDPEGRFVRRWLPILRKVPDSWLFEPWKMPPEVQRYCGVAVGEQGSGEQFWPIPPVDLDEATRSAKSRLHARRVQPEVRAAKNEILERHGSRAHSRSKMAGRKPERTDTQSSFDF from the coding sequence GTATGGCAAAGTCCCGACAGTTCTCAGCGCCAATTTATTTTTTTACGCGCGTGTCTGCGCGATCTTTACAGACAATTGCAATTGCTGGGCGCACGATTGCATGTGGTCACGGGCGAAGTCGTCGATGTGCTGAATCGGCTGCAGCAATCGCTGCCCCTGGCAGAAATTTACTCGCATCAGGAGACCGGCAATGCGTTGACCTATGCCCGCGATCTGCGCGTCGCACAATGGTGCCGCACTAATCAGATTGCCTGGCATGAATTTCGGCAGCATGGGGTAATCCGACGGCTGTCAAAGCGTGATCAATGGAATAGCCAATGGGCGACCTTGATGAACAGTCCTCAGCAAGCGTTGGTCTCCATAGATACGGTCGACTTGCCGTGGGCTACTGAATCCTGGCCTGCCTGGGAAAACTGGCAACGCGCTGAAGATCAGCCTGCCCAGATGCAAGTTGGTGGCAGAGCTCAAGGATTGGCCTTGCTGGAGTCCTTCCTGACTAAGCGGAGTGCGAGCTATCGAGGTGGTATATCTTCGCCACTAACTGCACCGAGTGCCTGCTCCCGACTCTCACCCTATCTGAGCTGGGGGTGCTTGAGCATGCGTGAGGTGCTGCAGGCATCAAGCAAGAAGCTCGAACAATTACCGCCAGAGTCGCGTGCCGCCAAGGGCGTGACGGGCTTTCTGAGTCGTCTGCATTGGCATTGTCATTTTATTCAAAAACTGGAGACCGAGCCGGAAATAGAATGGTGCAATATGCATCGTGGCTATGATGGCTTGCGCGAGGCCGAGTGGAACCAGGAACATTTTTCAGCATTGATACAGAATCGTACCGGCTGGCCTTTGGTAGACGCCTGCGTTGTCATGCTCAGAGAAACGGGCTGGTTGAATTTTCGGATGCGCGCCATGCTGGTTTCGGTGGCGGCTTATCCGCTGTGGCTGCATTGGAAGCCGGTAGGGGATTGGCTGGCCACACAGTTTGTTGATTACGAACCTGGTATCCACTGGAGCCAGATGCAAATGCAGTCTGGCACCACCGGCATTAACACTACGCGCGTTTACAATCCGATCAAACAAGCGCGCGATCACGATCCGGAGGGACGCTTCGTCCGGCGCTGGTTGCCAATATTGCGCAAGGTACCTGACAGTTGGTTGTTCGAACCTTGGAAAATGCCGCCTGAAGTGCAACGATATTGTGGTGTCGCCGTGGGAGAGCAAGGCTCTGGCGAACAATTCTGGCCTATCCCACCAGTTGATCTCGACGAGGCTACCCGTAGCGCAAAGAGTCGCCTCCATGCTCGCCGTGTTCAGCCCGAGGTTCGAGCTGCAAAAAATGAGATTCTCGAACGCCACGGTTCCCGTGCTCACTCTCGCAGTAAGATGGCGGGCCGAAAACCCGAGAGGACTGACACGCAGAGCAGTTTTGATTTTTAG